A window of the Aquarana catesbeiana isolate 2022-GZ linkage group LG05, ASM4218655v1, whole genome shotgun sequence genome harbors these coding sequences:
- the EOMES gene encoding eomesodermin homolog isoform X2 yields the protein MQLGEQILTSSAPNLPHTFYPLPGDPNSAAQSPGLEFNVGQHKNHQQQQQHKKYPRGPHLDSPREAASSNTAASTMLSEATESFQATKNLQDTSRKGSPVVEEDLTSVPPTSAPRYLDNTMQATTERYYLPAQGQQHQQTGAELGSPCSIFPYAPPQHSAVYQAGGAARYPPYSSMLPPAGFSPPVCPSRPQYTTGYQYSQAPGTMYSPYPTAGSASGLSALGLPGSGTGVRAQVYLCNRPLWLKFHRHQTEMIITKQGRRMFPFLSFNITGLNPTAHYNVFVEVVLADPNHWRFQGGKWVTCGKADNNMQGNKVYVHPESPNTGAHWMRQEISFGKLKLTNNKGANNNNTQMIVLQSLHKYQPRLHIVEVSEDGVEDLNDSAKTQTFTFPENQFIAVTAYQNTDITQLKIDHNPFAKGFRDNYDSSHQIVPGARYSVQPFFQEQFVNNLPPTRYYSGERTVPQTNGLLSPQSNEEVANIPPQRWFVTPVQQAAANKLDMGPYDTDYSSSSLLTYGIKSLPIQTSHPMAYYPDAAFASMTGWSSRSSPYPRKMATGLPWSSRSSPSGFAEDLLPKDKVKEELNSSWVETPPSIKSLDSNDSGVYTGACKRRRLSPSTSSNENSPPIKCEDIANEDFKDASKSLGYYSFYSSS from the exons ATGCAGCTAGGAGAGCAGATCCTGACCAGTTCTGCTCCTAACCTGCCCCACACCTTCTACCCTTTGCCTGGAGACCCCAACAGCGCCGCCCAGAGCCCAGGCTTGGAATTCAACGTGGGACAGCACAAGAAccaccagcagcagcagcagcacaagaAGTACCCCAGGGGCCCCCACTTAGACAGCCCAAGAGAAGCAGCTTCCAGTAACACTGCCGCCAGTACTATGCTCAGCGAGGCCACTGAGAGCTTCCAAGCCACCAAGAACCTCCAGGACACAAGCAGGAAAGGCTCTCCAGTGGTAGAAGAGGACCTGACTTCTGTCCCCCCAACTTCAGCACCTCGGTACCTGGACAACACTATGCAGGCGACTACTGAGCGCTACTACCTGCCAGCCCAAGGGCAGCAGCACCAACAGACTGGGGCAGAGCTGGGCTCCCCCTGCTCCATCTTCCCCTATGCCCCACCGCAGCACAGCGCCGTTTACCAAGCGGGTGGAGCGGCCAGATACCCCCCTTACAGCAGCATGCTACCTCCAGCCGGCTTCTCCCCTCCGGTGTGCCCCTCTCGCCCACAGTACACCACCGGCTATCAGTACAGCCAGGCGCCCGGCACCATGTACAGCCCCTACCCAACGGCCGGCTCTGCCAGTGGGCTTAGCGCCCTGGGGCTGCCAGGCAGCGGGACTGGAGTCCGGGCACAAGTCTACCTCTGCAACCGCCCTCTATGGCTCAAATTTCACCGACACCAGACCGAGATGATCATCACGAAACAGGGCAG GAGGATGTTCCCCTTTCTCAGCTTCAATATCACCGGCTTAAATCCGACAGCCCATTACAACGTGTTTGTGGAGGTGGTTCTGGCCGATCCCAACCACTGGCGATTCCAAGGCGGCAAATGGGTGACCTGCGGCAAGGCGGACAATAATATGCAAG GTAATAAGGTGTATGTACACCCCGAGTCCCCCAATACTGGAGCCCACTGGATGAGGCAGGAGATCTCCTTCGGGAAGCTGAAGCTGACTAATAACAAGGGAGCCAATAATAACAATACTCAG ATGATTGTCCTGCAGTCTCTACATAAGTACCAGCCACGTCTGCACATTGTGGAAGTCAGTGAAGATGGAGTGGAGGACCTGAATGACTCTGCCAAGACCCAGACCTTCACCTTCCCAGAGAATCAGTTCATTGCTGTCACTGCATACCAGAATACAGAT aTCACTCAACTGAAAATTGACCACAACCCATTTGCAAAAGGCTTCAGAGACAACTATGACTC ATCCCATCAAATAGTGCCGGGTGCCCGCTACAGTGTCCAGCCATTCTTCCAGGAGCAATTTGTCAACAACCTGCCCCCTACAAGGTACTACAGTGGGGAGAGGACTGTACCCCAGACCAATGGTCTTCTGTCACCCCAGTCTAATGAAGAAGTGGCCAACATTCCCCCCCAGAGGTGGTTTGTGACCCCTGTCCAACAAGCAGCAGCCAACAAACTGGACATGGGCCCTTATGATACAGACTATTCTTCTAGTTCACTTCTCACCTATGGCATTAAGTCTCTGCCCATCCAGACCTCTCATCCCATGGCATACTATCCAGATGCGGCCTTTGCTTCCATGACAGGCTGGAGCAGCAGAAGTTCTCCATATCCAAGGAAAATGGCAACTGGTTTACCTTGGTCCTCCAGGTCAAGCCCCTCAGGTTTTGCTGAAGACCTTCTACCTAAAGACAAGGTCAAAGAAGAGTTGAACTCATCATGGGTGGAGACACCTCCTTCCATTAAATCATTAGACTCAAATGACTCTGGTGTCTACACAGGAGCCTGCAAGAGAAGACGGCTTTCACCTAGCACTTCAAGCAATGAAAACTCCCCTCCCATTAAATGTGAGGACATTGCAAATGAAGACTTTAAAGATGCCTCCAAAAGCCTAGGCTATTATTCCTTCTACTCTAGTTCTTAA
- the EOMES gene encoding eomesodermin homolog isoform X1: MQLGEQILTSSAPNLPHTFYPLPGDPNSAAQSPGLEFNVGQHKNHQQQQQHKKYPRGPHLDSPREAASSNTAASTMLSEATESFQATKNLQDTSRKGSPVVEEDLTSVPPTSAPRYLDNTMQATTERYYLPAQGQQHQQTGAELGSPCSIFPYAPPQHSAVYQAGGAARYPPYSSMLPPAGFSPPVCPSRPQYTTGYQYSQAPGTMYSPYPTAGSASGLSALGLPGSGTGVRAQVYLCNRPLWLKFHRHQTEMIITKQGRRMFPFLSFNITGLNPTAHYNVFVEVVLADPNHWRFQGGKWVTCGKADNNMQGNKVYVHPESPNTGAHWMRQEISFGKLKLTNNKGANNNNTQMIVLQSLHKYQPRLHIVEVSEDGVEDLNDSAKTQTFTFPENQFIAVTAYQNTDITQLKIDHNPFAKGFRDNYDSMYTASENDRLTPSPADSPRSHQIVPGARYSVQPFFQEQFVNNLPPTRYYSGERTVPQTNGLLSPQSNEEVANIPPQRWFVTPVQQAAANKLDMGPYDTDYSSSSLLTYGIKSLPIQTSHPMAYYPDAAFASMTGWSSRSSPYPRKMATGLPWSSRSSPSGFAEDLLPKDKVKEELNSSWVETPPSIKSLDSNDSGVYTGACKRRRLSPSTSSNENSPPIKCEDIANEDFKDASKSLGYYSFYSSS, encoded by the exons ATGCAGCTAGGAGAGCAGATCCTGACCAGTTCTGCTCCTAACCTGCCCCACACCTTCTACCCTTTGCCTGGAGACCCCAACAGCGCCGCCCAGAGCCCAGGCTTGGAATTCAACGTGGGACAGCACAAGAAccaccagcagcagcagcagcacaagaAGTACCCCAGGGGCCCCCACTTAGACAGCCCAAGAGAAGCAGCTTCCAGTAACACTGCCGCCAGTACTATGCTCAGCGAGGCCACTGAGAGCTTCCAAGCCACCAAGAACCTCCAGGACACAAGCAGGAAAGGCTCTCCAGTGGTAGAAGAGGACCTGACTTCTGTCCCCCCAACTTCAGCACCTCGGTACCTGGACAACACTATGCAGGCGACTACTGAGCGCTACTACCTGCCAGCCCAAGGGCAGCAGCACCAACAGACTGGGGCAGAGCTGGGCTCCCCCTGCTCCATCTTCCCCTATGCCCCACCGCAGCACAGCGCCGTTTACCAAGCGGGTGGAGCGGCCAGATACCCCCCTTACAGCAGCATGCTACCTCCAGCCGGCTTCTCCCCTCCGGTGTGCCCCTCTCGCCCACAGTACACCACCGGCTATCAGTACAGCCAGGCGCCCGGCACCATGTACAGCCCCTACCCAACGGCCGGCTCTGCCAGTGGGCTTAGCGCCCTGGGGCTGCCAGGCAGCGGGACTGGAGTCCGGGCACAAGTCTACCTCTGCAACCGCCCTCTATGGCTCAAATTTCACCGACACCAGACCGAGATGATCATCACGAAACAGGGCAG GAGGATGTTCCCCTTTCTCAGCTTCAATATCACCGGCTTAAATCCGACAGCCCATTACAACGTGTTTGTGGAGGTGGTTCTGGCCGATCCCAACCACTGGCGATTCCAAGGCGGCAAATGGGTGACCTGCGGCAAGGCGGACAATAATATGCAAG GTAATAAGGTGTATGTACACCCCGAGTCCCCCAATACTGGAGCCCACTGGATGAGGCAGGAGATCTCCTTCGGGAAGCTGAAGCTGACTAATAACAAGGGAGCCAATAATAACAATACTCAG ATGATTGTCCTGCAGTCTCTACATAAGTACCAGCCACGTCTGCACATTGTGGAAGTCAGTGAAGATGGAGTGGAGGACCTGAATGACTCTGCCAAGACCCAGACCTTCACCTTCCCAGAGAATCAGTTCATTGCTGTCACTGCATACCAGAATACAGAT aTCACTCAACTGAAAATTGACCACAACCCATTTGCAAAAGGCTTCAGAGACAACTATGACTC catgtaCACGGCATCAGAAAATGACCGATTAACTCCATCTCCTGCGGATTCTCCTAGATCCCATCAAATAGTGCCGGGTGCCCGCTACAGTGTCCAGCCATTCTTCCAGGAGCAATTTGTCAACAACCTGCCCCCTACAAGGTACTACAGTGGGGAGAGGACTGTACCCCAGACCAATGGTCTTCTGTCACCCCAGTCTAATGAAGAAGTGGCCAACATTCCCCCCCAGAGGTGGTTTGTGACCCCTGTCCAACAAGCAGCAGCCAACAAACTGGACATGGGCCCTTATGATACAGACTATTCTTCTAGTTCACTTCTCACCTATGGCATTAAGTCTCTGCCCATCCAGACCTCTCATCCCATGGCATACTATCCAGATGCGGCCTTTGCTTCCATGACAGGCTGGAGCAGCAGAAGTTCTCCATATCCAAGGAAAATGGCAACTGGTTTACCTTGGTCCTCCAGGTCAAGCCCCTCAGGTTTTGCTGAAGACCTTCTACCTAAAGACAAGGTCAAAGAAGAGTTGAACTCATCATGGGTGGAGACACCTCCTTCCATTAAATCATTAGACTCAAATGACTCTGGTGTCTACACAGGAGCCTGCAAGAGAAGACGGCTTTCACCTAGCACTTCAAGCAATGAAAACTCCCCTCCCATTAAATGTGAGGACATTGCAAATGAAGACTTTAAAGATGCCTCCAAAAGCCTAGGCTATTATTCCTTCTACTCTAGTTCTTAA